TCGCCATACCTGCCGCCCAAGCAAATCCGGCCGCGGTGGGTGCCCCGCTGAAGCCATTCAGCGGCGACGTTTGATCAGCGCTGGGTGCGGCCAATGTCTCAATTGGGGTCAAAAGCAGACTTCGAGGGCATGTCCGCTTCTGACGCCAGGCGGGTAATCGGTCAGACGCCGACATCGGCCAAGTGCCATCAAGAGATTTGGACGCTGAAGCGCTACAGCGGGCCTGTGACGAAGGTCCCGAAGATGCGCCGTGGGAACGATGTTGACGTCTCAACATTAGTCAGCCGCACTAATCTAAAGGACAAGGAGGAGCTACAATGACCTTCCGATCTGCCTGCTTTGCATCCAGCTTCGTTGTTTTCGCACTTGGTGGGCCCGCCCTTGCCGAGGATGGTTGCGGCGTCGGTTGCCATGCCACGAGCTCCGGGGCATGCGTCCGCGACGGATGGCAGCAAGGATTGCCGGTTCGTAACGAGTGCCCGGCCACGTCCCGACCGACGCCCCCTTGCGGCCAAGATTACCGATGGAGCCGGCAATCGATGATGTGCATCCTGCGCTGATGCTGCTGCCCTCCCTCTCTCCTTGTGGAGAGGGTGGATCGAAAGAGCGTCAGCTCATTCGAGTCGGGTGAGGGGTTCTCTCCGCGGAGGCAGACCCCTCATCCGCCGCTGCGCGCCACCTTAACTTGGTGTCATCGTCCGCCCCGGTGTACAATTGTGCACAAGGCGGACGATGAAAAAGAAATTTGAGGTTCGCCTAATCCCTCTCATGAGGAGACAACTCACGCCGCCTTGTTCGGCGCGTTGCGCTGGCGCAGAAGACGGCCGAGCAGGCGGCGCTGGCCCTTGCGCGGGATCAGGTCGATGTCGCTGACGAGCTTGGCGCCGCCCTTGCGCCGCTCCAGCACGATCTTGCGGCTGTGGAAGGCTTCCAGTTCGACGCGATGGGCGACGCTGACGATGGTGGCTTTCGGCAATTCCTTGATGACGATCTCCATCATCTTGTCCTGGCTCTTTTCGTCGAGCGCCGAGGTCGCCTCATCCAGCACCACGATGTCGGGGTTGTGCAGCAGCAATCGCGCGAACGCCAGCCGCTGCTTTTCGCCGCCGGACAGAGTCTGGTCCCACGGCGCGTCTTCCTCGATCTTCTCCTTGAGATGATCGAGGCCGACCTTGTGCAGGGCTTCGCACATTTGCGCGATGCTCCAGTCGTCGGCGGCGCCGGGATAGGCAATGGCGCGGCGTAACGTGCCGGACGGGATGTAAGGTTTTTGCGGCAGCATGAACAGCCGCCGGTCGGGGTGGAAGCTGACGCTGCCGCTACCCCACGGCCACAGCCCTGCGATGGCACGCACCAGCGTGCTCTTGCCGGTGCCGGATTCGCCGGCCACCAGCAGCCGTTCGCCGGGCCCGATCACCACCTCGGTTTCGCCGACCACCGCGGTGCCGTCATCGAGCGTCACAGAGAGATCGTTGAGGCTGAGCATGGCGTCGCCGTTGGTCTCGCCACGCTGGATGCGGCCGATGCCGTCGCCGCGTTCGGCGCGCTCCAGCCCGTCGAGCGACATCATCAGCGAGGCGATGCGCCGTGCGCAGGCGTTCCAGTCGGCCAGCCGCGGATAATTGTCGACCAGCCAGCCGAACGCGGTCTGCACGATGGTGAAGGCAGAAGCCGCCTGCATCACCTGTCCGAGCGTCATGCTGCCGTCGAGAAATTTCGGCGCACACAACAATAGCGGCACCACCGGCGCGATCAGGCTCGATCCCTGCGACACCAGCGTGGTGCGCATGTGCTGGCCGGCGAGCCGCGCCCATTGCCGCAGCACCTTCGTGAACGTCTTGTCGATGCCGTCGCGCTCTTCCTCCTCGCCGCCGAGCAGCGCGATGCTCTCGCCGTTTTCGCGCACCCGGGTCAGCGTGTAGCGAAACTCGGCCTCGGCCTGATTCTTGTCCTCGGACACCTGCACGAAGCGGCGTCCGATCGTCACGATCGCCCCTGATGCGATCGCCGCGTAGAGCACGGCGGCGATCACCAGAAAGCCTGGAATGGTCAGGGTCGATCCGCCGACGGTCACCGTCAGCGCGCCGCCGATGGTCCAGAGCACGGCGATGAAAGTCGCAGCCGACAGCAACGCCGAGGTGACGCCGGCGATGAAATCGACCGGCGAGTCGGTGGCGATCCGCAGGTCCTCGGCGATGCGGTATTCGGGATTCTTGTGGTCGCCGCCGACGAGGTTGAGCTGGTAGTAGCGGCCGTTGGCGAGCCAGCGCGACACCACGGAATTGGTCAGCCAGGCACGCCAGCGGCGCTGAATGCCCATGCGAGCGAACACCTGCACCACGCCAAGCAGAACGCTGCCGATCGCGAGCGGGAAGAACACCGCGGAGAGATAGAAGACGGTGGCGGAGTCTTTCTTCTCGATGGCATCGAAGATCGCCCGGTTCCAGACATTGATGCCGTATTGAAATCCGACATTGGCGACGATCAGGATCAGCAGACCGATCGTGAACAGCCACGCCAGCCGGTCGCCGCCTTTGCCCCAGAAGCCGCGCGCGCTGATCCAGAATCGCGTCAGCAGATAGTCTTTTCGCGCTTGCTCGGCCTCTTCCTCGGTCCATTCCGGATCGGGCTCGACCGCTTCCGGCGGCGGCGGTTCGACATGCTCGCCGTCTTCGGTGGTGATATCGACGGGATCCGATTTCTTTTCCGGGGTTTTCTTCGCAAGCGAATCCTTCGCCCGGGATTTCTTCGCGGACGGCTTGGAGTTGACAGACGATTTGGCCATGTCGCGGTAACGCGAAGGAAATCAAAAGGTTCCGTGGGGGCGGGGCTGCATCTCTCCACCGTCATTCCGGGTTCGATGCTGCGCATCGCCCCGGAATGACGGGAGGGTCTCACCCCGCTGCCGGCGTCGCCGTCGCCCGCCGCTCCCTACGCGAGCGGCCGAGCCGGTTCAGCACGCGCGCGAGCTGCTCGATCGAGTAGGGCTTTTGCAGCAGCTCGTAGCCGGTGCTGCCGTGTTCCGACAGCACATGGCTGTAGCCGCTGGTCAGCACGACCGGCAGACCGGCATGATGGCGGCGGATTTCCTGCGCCAGTTCGATGCCGGTCATCCCCGGCATCACCACATCGGTGAAGACCACGTCGAAACGGTCGGCATCGGCGGCCAGCTCTTCGAGGGCGTGGGTGGCGTTGCCGACCAGTTTGGCGGTGTAGCCGAGCCCGGCCAGCGAGTCGGCGGCAAATTTTCCGATTTCGGGATTGTCCTCGACCACCAGCACCGTCATGCCATGGCCGTCGATCGGCGGTGCATCCTGCTCCGGCATGTGTTGCGGGCTGCCGGCGCCGGCCGCGCGCGGCAGATACAGCGTGAAGGTACTGCCTTTGCCGAGTTCGCTGGCGACGACGACTTCGCCGCCGGACTGCTTGGCAAAGCCGAACACCTGCGACAGGCCGAGTCCGGTGCCCTGGCCGACCTGTTTGGTGGTGAAGAACGGCTCGAAGATTCGTTCGAACTGATCCCTGGGAATGCCGATGCCGGTATCCGCGACCGATACCGCGACATAGCCGGGGGAAGTGCGCGCCAGCGGATGGTGTGAAGGCGCAGCCGTCTCCGGCAAGGCGTCAGCGGTTCGCACCGTCACTGTGAGCCGGCCCGGGCCGTCGATCGCGTCCCGCGCATTGACCGCCATGTTGATGATGGCGGTCTCGAACTGGCCGGCGTCGGCGTTGATGTAGCAGGGCTCGTCCGGCGCCGTGATGACGATCTCGATCCGCGAACCGATCAGCGTGCCGATCATTTCGCCGAGCATCCGCACGTTATGCCCGACGTCGAACAACTCGGGTTTCAGCGTCTGCCGCCGCGCGAAAGCCAGCAACTGCCCGGTCAGCCTGGCGGCGCGCGTCACCGTGTCGGAGATCGCCTCGATATAGCGCAGCCGCTTCGGCTCCGGCAGGTCCGGCCGCCGCAGCAGGTCGACGGAAGCACGAATGATCGTGAGCAGGTTGTTGAAGTCATGGGCCACGCCGCCGGTGAGCTGGCCCAGCGCCTCCAGCCGCTGGCCGTGCTTGAGCGCCTCTTCGGCTTCCTGCCGCCTGGCGGCTTCGAAGTACAGACGGCGGGTCCGCCGCAACGCCGAGGCGAGCAGGACGAACAAGAGCGCGGTGGCCGGCGCGCCGAAGATCAAGTGCTGGCTCATGGTGGAGAGCCAGCGCGAGCGGATCGCCGACGTCTCGAGGCCGGCTGAGACATAGATCGGATATTCGGCGAGCCGCTGATAGCCGACGCGGCGCTCGATGCCGTCGGTCGGCGACGTCACGGTGATCAGCCCGGCGTAGGGATGGGCCGCGATCTTTTGCCCGATCGGACCGTTGCGATCGAGCCGAATATCGCGGTCGCTCGTCGGGAAGCGGGCCAGCACCATGCCATCGGTCAGGCCGAGCGCAAAAAAGCTGCCCGGCTCGCTGCCGATCCGGGCGTAGAAATTCTCGAAATATTCCGGGAGTACCGAAGCCTGGATCGCGCCGCCAAAGCTGCCGTCCTCGTTGGTGCGCCTGCGGCTGACGCCGAAGAACGCCGCGCCCTGATAGGGCGGCCGCGGCTTCAGCGCCTCGCCGATATAGGTCCCGATATCGCGGTCGACATGGGCCTTGAAATAATCCCGGTCCGAAAAATCGATCTCGGGTGCGGGCACGACCAGGCTGTTGACGAGCGCATGGCCCTTGGCGTCGAAAATCCAGGCCGATTTCACCTGCGGCAGCGAGTCCGCGAGTTGCTTCAGCCGCAGGTGCAGGGTTTCCTCACGGGAAACGATGCCGGCATCGGGGATGCCGCGGACGATCTCGGCGATTTCCGACAGACTGCGGTCGATGGTTTCGAACACCTTCAGCGCGTGCTCGTGCGCGACATCCAGCGTGCGCTCGATCTCGCGGTCGGCGGTTTGCCGGATCGAAACCCAGGACACCGTGGACGCAAGGACGAACAACCCCAGCGGAAGCGCCAATGAGGCGACCATCATCCACTGCAGCAGTCTCAGCGAGTTGCGTTGTGCGGTCTGCACGGGCGCTCCGAGTCTGCGCCGAGCTTACTGCAATCCGCCGCCGGGAATAAAGCGGCTTGCGAGCGGTGGAACCGGATCGATAAACTGATATTCAAATAGGCCGGACGAGAACCCCGGCGCGGCAAGGGGATTCTGCGTCATCCCGAGGTGCGAGCTCCGCGATGCACTTGCATCGCGTATTTCGGCGAGCCGCGAAGGATGCTGAGAGGCCTGCGGCCATCCTTCGAGACGGCGCTGCGCGCCTCCTTCTGCGATAATGGCGAAGCCGTTACGCGGGGAGGACGGTGGGCTTGCGGCGGACCCCTAGATCTGCCGCTCGACCATCTTCAGCTTGAGCTCGGCGATCGCTTCCGAGGGGTTGAGGCCCTTCGGGCACGCCTTGGCGCAGTTCATGATGGTGTGGCAGCGATAGAGCCGGAACGGGTCTTCGAGGTTGTCGAGCCGTTCGCCGGTAGCCTCGTCGCGGGAGTCCTTGACCCAGCGCGTCGCTTGCAACAATGCAGCAGGACCGAGGAAGCGCTCGCTGTTCCACCAGTAGCTTGGGCACGAGGTCGAGCAGCAGGCGCACAGGATGCACTCGTAGAGACCATCGAGCTTTTCGCGATCCTCGTGGCTCTGCCTCCATTCCTTCTGCGGCGTCGGCGTGGTGGTCTTCAGCCACGGCTCGATCGAGGCATATTGCGCATAGAAATTCGTCAGGTCGGGGACGAGGTCCTTCACGACAGGCTGGTGCGGCAGCGGATTGATCTTGACCGCGCCGTCCTTCACGTCGTGCATCGACTTGGTACAGGCCAGCGTATTCTGGCCGTCGATGTTCATGGCGCAGGAACCGCAGACGCCTTCGCGGCAGGAGCGGCGGAAGGTCAGCGTCGGATCGATGTGGTTCTTGATCCAGATCAGGCCGTCGAGCACCATCGGCCCGCAATCGTTGACGTCGATGTGGTAGGTATCGACGCTCGGATTCTTGCCGTCGTCCGGGTTCCAGCGGTAGACCCTGAACTCGCGCGTTTCCGTCGCGCCCGCCGGCTTCGGCCAGGCCTTGCCGCCGGAGATTTTTGAATTTTTCGGAAGCGCGAATTCAACCATTCTTCTGACCTTTCGTCATTCCGGGATGGTCCGAAGGACCAGACCCGGAATCTCGAGATTCCGGGTTCGATGCTTCGCATCGCCCCGGAATGACGGGCTGTTGTGGCTCCTCAATACACCCGCGCCTTCGGCGGGATGTACTGCACGTCGTTCGTCATCGTGTAATCATGCACCGGGCGGTAATCGATCGTGGACTTGCCACCGTTGTCGATCCACACCAGCGTGTGCTTCATCCAGTTCTTGTCGTCGCGGGCGGCGAAATCCTCGCGGGCGTGGGCGCCGCGGCTTT
The Bradyrhizobium sp. KBS0727 genome window above contains:
- a CDS encoding ABC transporter ATP-binding protein/permease: MAKSSVNSKPSAKKSRAKDSLAKKTPEKKSDPVDITTEDGEHVEPPPPEAVEPDPEWTEEEAEQARKDYLLTRFWISARGFWGKGGDRLAWLFTIGLLILIVANVGFQYGINVWNRAIFDAIEKKDSATVFYLSAVFFPLAIGSVLLGVVQVFARMGIQRRWRAWLTNSVVSRWLANGRYYQLNLVGGDHKNPEYRIAEDLRIATDSPVDFIAGVTSALLSAATFIAVLWTIGGALTVTVGGSTLTIPGFLVIAAVLYAAIASGAIVTIGRRFVQVSEDKNQAEAEFRYTLTRVRENGESIALLGGEEEERDGIDKTFTKVLRQWARLAGQHMRTTLVSQGSSLIAPVVPLLLCAPKFLDGSMTLGQVMQAASAFTIVQTAFGWLVDNYPRLADWNACARRIASLMMSLDGLERAERGDGIGRIQRGETNGDAMLSLNDLSVTLDDGTAVVGETEVVIGPGERLLVAGESGTGKSTLVRAIAGLWPWGSGSVSFHPDRRLFMLPQKPYIPSGTLRRAIAYPGAADDWSIAQMCEALHKVGLDHLKEKIEEDAPWDQTLSGGEKQRLAFARLLLHNPDIVVLDEATSALDEKSQDKMMEIVIKELPKATIVSVAHRVELEAFHSRKIVLERRKGGAKLVSDIDLIPRKGQRRLLGRLLRQRNAPNKAA
- a CDS encoding succinate dehydrogenase iron-sulfur subunit, translated to MVEFALPKNSKISGGKAWPKPAGATETREFRVYRWNPDDGKNPSVDTYHIDVNDCGPMVLDGLIWIKNHIDPTLTFRRSCREGVCGSCAMNIDGQNTLACTKSMHDVKDGAVKINPLPHQPVVKDLVPDLTNFYAQYASIEPWLKTTTPTPQKEWRQSHEDREKLDGLYECILCACCSTSCPSYWWNSERFLGPAALLQATRWVKDSRDEATGERLDNLEDPFRLYRCHTIMNCAKACPKGLNPSEAIAELKLKMVERQI
- a CDS encoding GCG_CRPN prefix-to-repeats domain-containing protein, translating into MTFRSACFASSFVVFALGGPALAEDGCGVGCHATSSGACVRDGWQQGLPVRNECPATSRPTPPCGQDYRWSRQSMMCILR
- a CDS encoding hybrid sensor histidine kinase/response regulator codes for the protein MQTAQRNSLRLLQWMMVASLALPLGLFVLASTVSWVSIRQTADREIERTLDVAHEHALKVFETIDRSLSEIAEIVRGIPDAGIVSREETLHLRLKQLADSLPQVKSAWIFDAKGHALVNSLVVPAPEIDFSDRDYFKAHVDRDIGTYIGEALKPRPPYQGAAFFGVSRRRTNEDGSFGGAIQASVLPEYFENFYARIGSEPGSFFALGLTDGMVLARFPTSDRDIRLDRNGPIGQKIAAHPYAGLITVTSPTDGIERRVGYQRLAEYPIYVSAGLETSAIRSRWLSTMSQHLIFGAPATALLFVLLASALRRTRRLYFEAARRQEAEEALKHGQRLEALGQLTGGVAHDFNNLLTIIRASVDLLRRPDLPEPKRLRYIEAISDTVTRAARLTGQLLAFARRQTLKPELFDVGHNVRMLGEMIGTLIGSRIEIVITAPDEPCYINADAGQFETAIINMAVNARDAIDGPGRLTVTVRTADALPETAAPSHHPLARTSPGYVAVSVADTGIGIPRDQFERIFEPFFTTKQVGQGTGLGLSQVFGFAKQSGGEVVVASELGKGSTFTLYLPRAAGAGSPQHMPEQDAPPIDGHGMTVLVVEDNPEIGKFAADSLAGLGYTAKLVGNATHALEELAADADRFDVVFTDVVMPGMTGIELAQEIRRHHAGLPVVLTSGYSHVLSEHGSTGYELLQKPYSIEQLARVLNRLGRSRRERRATATPAAG